GACAAGAGATCTCGCAGGCTTGAACCCACCAGAGGAATCGATGCAACTATGCCTAGTTCGATTTTAAAACGCCAGAAACTGGTTTGTTCCCAATTTAAAATAATCGCTGTCCAACTAAGACCAATAGCAGTGAGGGCTAGACAGATACTGCTAATCCAAGCAGTTAACCAAGACAGTAAAAATTGTCGCCCTAAAAACATGACCACGATTTGAACCAAAGCTAAGACAATCAAACTATGACCAGCAAGATTATGTAAACTCAGAATAAGTGAGCCATTGGTCACTTCATTCACAATCATGCTCAAAGATTTGTAAGCTCCAAGTGCCGTAGGCTGATAATAGAACGCGAGCAAAATACCCGTAAAAGCTGCGATCGCACAAAGGGTAAGTTCTGCTACCGCTAAAAATGTAGCCGTTCGTTGAAGGATATAGCGATATTGAACGAGTTTCATAAACTGGATGATAGTTGTAACTGCGGTTGAGGGGATGA
The sequence above is drawn from the Pleurocapsa minor HA4230-MV1 genome and encodes:
- a CDS encoding cytochrome b N-terminal domain-containing protein, whose protein sequence is MKLVQYRYILQRTATFLAVAELTLCAIAAFTGILLAFYYQPTALGAYKSLSMIVNEVTNGSLILSLHNLAGHSLIVLALVQIVVMFLGRQFLLSWLTAWISSICLALTAIGLSWTAIILNWEQTSFWRFKIELGIVASIPLVGSSLRDLLSGGDGINSITLQHMYALHSYILVIVAIFFSITHLTALICQEQNWKPEAKRFRLIQLYSEYISKEDASSELL